One part of the Pseudomonas sp. MYb118 genome encodes these proteins:
- a CDS encoding OmpH family outer membrane protein, which produces MRKLTQLVLLASVLVAGPAFADMKIAVLNYQMALLESDAAKKYAVDAEKKFGPQLTKLKTLESSAKGIQDRLMAGGDKMQQGERERLELEFKQKARDFQFQSKELNEAKAVADRDMLKQLKPKLDSAVEEVIKKGAYDLVFERGAVIDVKPQYDITRQVIERMNQLK; this is translated from the coding sequence GTGCGTAAGTTGACTCAACTGGTTCTCCTGGCTTCCGTACTGGTAGCAGGTCCGGCATTCGCCGACATGAAAATCGCCGTTCTGAACTACCAGATGGCGCTGCTGGAATCCGACGCGGCCAAGAAATACGCCGTGGATGCCGAGAAGAAGTTCGGTCCGCAACTGACCAAGCTCAAGACCCTGGAAAGCAGTGCCAAGGGCATCCAGGACCGTCTGATGGCTGGCGGCGACAAAATGCAGCAGGGCGAGCGTGAGCGCCTCGAGCTCGAGTTCAAGCAAAAGGCCCGTGACTTCCAGTTCCAGTCCAAGGAACTGAACGAAGCCAAAGCCGTTGCTGACCGCGACATGCTCAAGCAGCTCAAGCCGAAACTGGACAGCGCCGTGGAAGAAGTCATCAAGAAAGGTGCTTATGACCTGGTCTTCGAGCGTGGCGCAGTGATTGATGTCAAACCTCAGTACGACATCACTCGCCAGGTTATCGAGCGCATGAATCAGCTGAAGTAA